The following coding sequences are from one Melopsittacus undulatus isolate bMelUnd1 chromosome 14, bMelUnd1.mat.Z, whole genome shotgun sequence window:
- the XKR8 gene encoding XK-related protein 8, protein MARGLGPLQLVLAAAGTAAAALDVLADGWVAVGYVRSGRPGLAALVLGLRAAGSLGTQACSWLWLRSDPPALRPPAAPPLLAALHLLQLGVLCRCLHALKVGWNVCRAKEEAGEEQRHMAFLCHDISMLRLFETFLENTPQLTLLLHVILQTNRAEPLQGLGLCTAFLCVTWSLLDYHQSLRSFLQDKYELSLSSSIVYFLWNLFLICPRILAVALFSLLWPYAVAVHFPLVWLAMFLWVSLQGTDFMESPGPEQLYRAVVAVVLYFSWFNVSQGRTLHRSIIYHSFILLDSTLLTLCWLWYRSPSDEHSYLIPVVSAALPCYLLGLVLRVTYYKWLHPSLQAQEGRGFDEVDANGTSGGMELLPPSEPDLVNRRMRWLVQTQFSISWPGGQRFLNGAAAVESAA, encoded by the exons ATGGCGCGGGGCCTGGGGCCGCTGCAGTTGGTGCTGGCGGCCGCGGggacggcggcggcggcgctggACGTGCTGGCGGACGGGTGGGTGGCTGTGGGGTACGTGCGGAGCGGCCGGCCCGGCCTGGCCgcgctggtgctggggctgcgCGCAGCCGGCTCGCTCGGCACCCAGGCCTGCAGCTGGCTCTGGCTGCGCTCCGACCCCCCTGCCCTGCGGCCGCCCGCGGCCCCACCGCTGCTCGCGGCGCTTCACCTGCTCCAGCTCGGGGTCCTCTGCAG GTGCCTCCATGCGCTGAAGGTTGGCTGGAACGTGTGCAGGGCGAAGGAGGAGGCCGGCGAGGAGCAGAGGCACATGGCGTTCCTGTGCCACGACATCAGCATGCTGCGGCTCTTCGAGACCTTCCTGGAGAACACCCCGCAGCTCACCCTGCTGCTCCACGTTATCCTGCAGACCAACAGGGCAGAGCCCCTCCAGG GACTGGGGCTCTGCACCGCGTTCCTGTGTGTGACCTGGTCTCTCCTGGACTATCACCAGTCCCTGCGCTCCTTCTTGCAGGACAAGTACGAGCTGAGCCTGAGCTCCTCCATCGTCTACTTCCTATGGAACCTCTTCCTCATCTGTCCCCGTATCCTGGCGGTCGCcctcttttccctgctctgGCCCTATGCTGTGGCCGTGCACTTCCCACTCGTGTGGCTGGCCATGTTCCTCTGGGTCAGCCTGCAGGGCACAGACTTCATGGAGTCACCCGGCCCCGAGCAGCTCTATAGGGCCGTGGTGGCCGTGGTCCTGTACTTCAGCTGGTTCAATGTGTCCCAGGGAAGGACACTGCACCGCAGCATCATCTACCACAGCTTCATCCTGCTGGACAGCACACTGCTGACCCTCTGCTGGCTCTGGTACCGCTCCCCCTCTGACGAGCACTCCTACCTCATCCCGGTGGTCTCGGCCGCCCTGCCCTGCTacctgctggggctggtgctgaggGTCACCTACTACAAGTGGCTGCACCCCAGCCTGCAGGCACAGGAGGGACGTGGCTTTGATGAGGTGGATGCCAACGGGACCAGCGGTGGGATGGAGCTTCTGCCACCCTCGGAGCCAGACCTCGTGAACAGGCGGATGCGGTGGCTGGTCCAGACCCAGTTCTCCATCTCCTGGCCGGGGGGGCAGCGATTCCTgaatggagctgctgctgtggagtCTGCTGCCTGA
- the SMPDL3B gene encoding acid sphingomyelinase-like phosphodiesterase 3b isoform X2 — translation MRPAALLLLCPLAAALSGKGMPAPPGPAERVPAAAGRFWHITDLHWDPGYDPQAAPGQGCPSGGSRTGPGAGPWGSYLCDAPWPLLVSAGHAMRSILQRPDFVLWTGDDTPHVPNEMLGEEKVLYIIENLTSLIRETFPDTKVYAAMGNHDFHPKNQFPGKDHRIYNQTAELWRPWLNNASIPLFRAGGFYSEKLPGSGTRGRVVVLNTNLYYDQNNETAGEEDPAGQFQWLEETLTNASRADEMVYIVGHVPPGFFEKKRGKAWFRSGFNERYLQMVQKHHRVIAAQFFGHHHTDTFRMFYSDTGSPINVMFLAPGVTPWKTTLPGVDNGANNPGIRVIEYDPDTLQVLDMVTYYLNLTRANLMEEESPVWEEEYRLTEAFQVPDGSAHSMQTVLERISQDPHSLQQYYEFNSVSYDLSMCEGSCHVDHVCAIRELDFTRYEECVGTSSSASALVGVWLFFSCLLLGLIGPQQALQ, via the exons ATGCGTCCCGCCgcgctcctcctgctctgcccgCTGGCCGCTGCCCTCTCAGGTAAGGGGATGCCGG ctccccccggccccgctgaGCGTGTCCCGGCGGCGGCAGGGCGGTTCTGGCACATCACCGACCTCCACTGGGACCCCGGCTACGACCCGCAGGCAGCGCCCGGGCAGGGCTGCCCCTCGGGCGGCTCCCGCACCGGGCCCGGTGCAGGGCCCTGGGGCAGTTACCTCTGCGATGCGCCCTGGCCCCTGCTTGTGTCTGCGGGGCACGCCATGAGGAGCATCCTGCAGCGCCCGGACTTCGTGCTCTGGACCGG AGATGATACTCCTCATGTGCCCAATGAGAtgcttggagaagaaaaggttcTGTACATAATAGAGAATCTGACTTCTCTTATAAGAGAGACATTTCCAG ATACTAAAGTCTATGCAGCAATGGGCAACCACGACTTCCATCCCAAGAACCAGTTTCCAGGGAAGGACCACAGGATCTACAACCAAACGGCTGAACTGTGGCGTCCCTGGCTGAACAATGCTTCTATTCCACTCTTCAGAGCAG GAGGTTTCTACAGCGAGAAGCTGCCTGGCTCAGGGACAAGGGGGCGAGTGGTTGTCCTCAACACCAATCTGTACTATGACCAGAACAATGAGACAGCTGGTGAGGAGGATCCTGCAGGGCAGTTCCAGTGGCTGGAGGAGACACTGACCAACGCCTCTAGAGCAGATGAAATG GTGTACATTGTGGGGCAtgtccctcctggcttcttcgAGAAGAAGCGAGGCAAGGCCTGGTTCCGGAGTGGCTTCAATGAGAGATACTTGCAAATGGTGCAGAAGCACCACAGGGTCATCGCTGCTCAATTCTTTGGGCACCACCACACAGACACCTTCCGGATGTTTTACAGTGATACAG GTTCTCCAATCAATGTCATGTTCCTGGCGCCTGGAGTGACCCCCTGGAAAACAACATTGCCTGGAGTGGACAATGGAGCCAACAACCCTGGGATTCGGGTGATCGAATACGACCCAGACACCCTCCAGGTGTTG GACATGGTCACTTACTACTTGAACCTAACTCGTGCCAACTTGATGGAGGAAGAGTCCCCAGTGTGGGAGGAAGAGTACCGGCTGACAGAGGCCTTCCAGGTCCCGGATGGCTCTGCACACTCCATGCAGACAGTGCTGGAGAGGATATCCCAGGACCCACACTCCCTGCAGCAGTACTATGAGTTCAACTCTGTCAGCTATGATCTGTCCATGTGTGAGGGGTCCTGCCACGTTGATCACGTCTGTGCCATCAGGGAGCTTGATTTTACACGATATGAGGAGTGTGTTGGCACCAGTagctctgcctctgccctcGTGGGTGTTTGgctcttcttttcctgcttgctCTTAGGGCTCATCGGTCCCCAGCAAGCGCTGCAGTGA
- the SMPDL3B gene encoding acid sphingomyelinase-like phosphodiesterase 3b isoform X1, with product MRPAALLLLCPLAAALSGRFWHITDLHWDPGYDPQAAPGQGCPSGGSRTGPGAGPWGSYLCDAPWPLLVSAGHAMRSILQRPDFVLWTGDDTPHVPNEMLGEEKVLYIIENLTSLIRETFPDTKVYAAMGNHDFHPKNQFPGKDHRIYNQTAELWRPWLNNASIPLFRAGGFYSEKLPGSGTRGRVVVLNTNLYYDQNNETAGEEDPAGQFQWLEETLTNASRADEMVYIVGHVPPGFFEKKRGKAWFRSGFNERYLQMVQKHHRVIAAQFFGHHHTDTFRMFYSDTGSPINVMFLAPGVTPWKTTLPGVDNGANNPGIRVIEYDPDTLQVLDMVTYYLNLTRANLMEEESPVWEEEYRLTEAFQVPDGSAHSMQTVLERISQDPHSLQQYYEFNSVSYDLSMCEGSCHVDHVCAIRELDFTRYEECVGTSSSASALVGVWLFFSCLLLGLIGPQQALQ from the exons ATGCGTCCCGCCgcgctcctcctgctctgcccgCTGGCCGCTGCCCTCTCAG GGCGGTTCTGGCACATCACCGACCTCCACTGGGACCCCGGCTACGACCCGCAGGCAGCGCCCGGGCAGGGCTGCCCCTCGGGCGGCTCCCGCACCGGGCCCGGTGCAGGGCCCTGGGGCAGTTACCTCTGCGATGCGCCCTGGCCCCTGCTTGTGTCTGCGGGGCACGCCATGAGGAGCATCCTGCAGCGCCCGGACTTCGTGCTCTGGACCGG AGATGATACTCCTCATGTGCCCAATGAGAtgcttggagaagaaaaggttcTGTACATAATAGAGAATCTGACTTCTCTTATAAGAGAGACATTTCCAG ATACTAAAGTCTATGCAGCAATGGGCAACCACGACTTCCATCCCAAGAACCAGTTTCCAGGGAAGGACCACAGGATCTACAACCAAACGGCTGAACTGTGGCGTCCCTGGCTGAACAATGCTTCTATTCCACTCTTCAGAGCAG GAGGTTTCTACAGCGAGAAGCTGCCTGGCTCAGGGACAAGGGGGCGAGTGGTTGTCCTCAACACCAATCTGTACTATGACCAGAACAATGAGACAGCTGGTGAGGAGGATCCTGCAGGGCAGTTCCAGTGGCTGGAGGAGACACTGACCAACGCCTCTAGAGCAGATGAAATG GTGTACATTGTGGGGCAtgtccctcctggcttcttcgAGAAGAAGCGAGGCAAGGCCTGGTTCCGGAGTGGCTTCAATGAGAGATACTTGCAAATGGTGCAGAAGCACCACAGGGTCATCGCTGCTCAATTCTTTGGGCACCACCACACAGACACCTTCCGGATGTTTTACAGTGATACAG GTTCTCCAATCAATGTCATGTTCCTGGCGCCTGGAGTGACCCCCTGGAAAACAACATTGCCTGGAGTGGACAATGGAGCCAACAACCCTGGGATTCGGGTGATCGAATACGACCCAGACACCCTCCAGGTGTTG GACATGGTCACTTACTACTTGAACCTAACTCGTGCCAACTTGATGGAGGAAGAGTCCCCAGTGTGGGAGGAAGAGTACCGGCTGACAGAGGCCTTCCAGGTCCCGGATGGCTCTGCACACTCCATGCAGACAGTGCTGGAGAGGATATCCCAGGACCCACACTCCCTGCAGCAGTACTATGAGTTCAACTCTGTCAGCTATGATCTGTCCATGTGTGAGGGGTCCTGCCACGTTGATCACGTCTGTGCCATCAGGGAGCTTGATTTTACACGATATGAGGAGTGTGTTGGCACCAGTagctctgcctctgccctcGTGGGTGTTTGgctcttcttttcctgcttgctCTTAGGGCTCATCGGTCCCCAGCAAGCGCTGCAGTGA